In Coffea arabica cultivar ET-39 chromosome 9e, Coffea Arabica ET-39 HiFi, whole genome shotgun sequence, the genomic window CCTGTTCAAAGCAAGTGACAATGTACAATAACAAATGTTATCTAGCAATAAACACAGAAATTAGCATACAGAcatgagaaaagaaaagctcattATCTATTTTAACATTACGAGATCCACTATTAAACTATAACTCATTTAATTTCTGCAGCAAACTCATAACACTTTCTTCATCATAACAATCTGAAAGGGTCACAAGCGTATGAATTGGTTGACCCTAAACAGTCCTTTCTAACCAGCTAAGTTCGGGATGCTAGAAATATCCAGAACATACATAACTTGTTTGACTCTGAATTTAAACATCATTCCAAGCACAAATATGGTTAAACGAGAGAACCCTGAATCTTATCTGTCATCAATTCTTAAAGAAAAAGGATTCCACCTTCAAATTGCACTAGTaataaagcagaaaaataaTCTCAATTCTAAAAGAAGATTAACTATCTAAGTACCTGTAAGTCCCCTCAGCTAAGCAAGTAACATCAGGTTGCATCTTCTGATCCTTGCAACATAAGAAGGGGCAAAGTGCTAGAAGTGGTTGATGAAGAGTAGCTAAGCTGGTAACCAACGACCATTGACCCAAAAATATTGATCCTTCCTGCACTACTACGAGCAGCTTCTGCATCAGCACCCCTTTTAAAAATTACTCTGGCACGATGAGAATCACGATCGACTTCAGTTTCATATTCTTTCAGCGCCCCAAACCTTCTAAACATTTTATTCAAATTTATCTCTGATGGGAGACGATCTCCTTCGGAAAAGGTTAATATAAGTTCAGCTGGTGATATTTCAATCTTTTTCCGATCAGCATCCTCTGGTTGTTCATCTGCTGACATTTCATAATTTCCAGTAGAATACCTCTTTCTAGACTGTGACCTCCGGCCAGATTTATGGGCTTTAGTAGGCTCAGAAACCACAAGCTGATAATCCGTCTCACCGTTCTCATTATTCTGTAGTAATTGCTCCTCAGAGTAATTTTGAACAATTCTGTCAGTCCAATAAGAATCATTGACatcatcaaattcaaattcttCAGTAGATCCTCCAATTGTATGATTAGCCTTTCTCTTTCTACTACCCCCCGGTCTCCCAACAGATGTGTGCTTCCTAACAATTGAATTTCTAAAGCCtgagaagaaaataataatgTTACTCAAAAAACTGTACCCTTTCTTTATATCACGAGCTGCCAACTGAAGTTGGGCTAGCATCTCCTCCAAAGAAGAAATTTCTGATGAAACAACTGTCAGTCCTTGTTGGGATTCTTCGTTTGCTAGCAGAGAAGCATCAGTTCCAGTTTGATCATTATGGCCTTTCAAAATTGGAGCAGACCCAGTCAGTTGGCTGGCTACTCTACGAATACAATCACCAACTTTAAACGATGGCTTAGGACTTGAAGATGTCGTAGAAACTTTTGCAGCATAAAAAGTTATTCTTCTATCTGATCCATCATTCAGAGAATCGActgctttccttttcttcccgGATTTACTCAGAGCTTTACCTTCTGAATAATCTTCACTATCCGGAGAATATTCCCGGTCACTCATCAACTCTGACAAACTTCTCTCCTTCCGAGTATGCACGCTATCTTTCAAATTCTGTTTTCTCTTATGTGAAGATGGTAGTTGCTCCTCGTCATTGGAAACAGGGACTGATTCATCAACTGCATCATTCAATGCCAAAGTCATTGCATCCCTTTCAAATGTTGCATCCCTTCCCTTAAAGACAGGTGGTTCACGATATCCCTTGAAATGACAAAAAGCAGTGAGCTGAGCTTGAGCAAGCACCAGTTCTAGTCTATCAACTGAACAGAATGGTGACTCTGCAAGTGATCTCATATACTGCAAAAGTTTATCAGGTTCAAAAGAGTCTGCTCCAGTAGTTTTGTCGACACCCTTTCTTCTGCTTGATTCCTCTCGGATCCCAGTGTTTTCAACAATCTGATATTCAATCTTTTCATATGCATCTCTTGGTATACAAGAGCAGGCTAGACCTAGCTCAACACGCCTTTTAACCTCATCCAAAGCACAGCTGACAGCATTTTGAAATGCTTCTGAGTTACTTTGCTTCTCTATCTGAGAGAAATGCGGCCGGAAGGGCTTTAGTAGAGATGCATCATTCCAAGCAAAAGTTCGGTCTCCAAAATATGCTACGAGAAAACAGTCCTTTTTGTAATATTTGACTGCCTTCTCTGAAGCATCAGCAGGATCAGATATTTGTCCAGGCCACCAAGGATGGCTTCTGACTTTTCCCCAGACTAAATCTGTTATGGAGAATTCATTTTCATTCTGTGGTGGCGAAAAATATCCAGCTTGATGTATACTCAGCAAGCTTGGAAgcttttctgttttctcttccaTTCTTTCTGTTGGGTCCGTCTCAGAAGCATTTTCTGGACTTGATAAATCTTGCTCTTTATGGTCAACCTGTCCATCATGCTGGTACTGTTCTCCAACTCCTATATCTTTCTGGTCCTCTAAAGACTTAGTATCTGGAATATCAACCTGCATCAGATCATTAGGAATATCAATCTGCACCACGTCATTACCATTGGTCTGGCAGCATTCACTTTTGCTTTCAACCAACTGAGACACTGTACCAGATTCTGCTGTTCTATTGGTTTGATCCCCATTTGGCTGAAAAGTTTCATGACTGCCAATATCAACCTCGCCATGGAGACATTCAGAAACACCTGCGCCTTCAGATCGATCAGAATCTTGAGCATTAGAGAGAGAAGCATAAGCTCCTTGATTTAATGTATCTTTAGTCTGATCAACCTGCACCTCATGTGAGAGTGTTTCACTTATTTGAGCAACTACCTCTGCTTTATCACCTTGAATGGACATCGTAACCTCAGCATTTGAGTCTATTCTTTGAAAAGTAGCATTAGATACTTCCACTTTAGCACCTTCTTTAGTATCACTGTTTAAAAAACTGCCTTCACCCTTGTTTACACCCTCTTTCTCAATGTTTTCATCTAATTCTGTTAAAAGAGGCCTCCTGTCTATAGCATCACATACAGGAACCTCCACAGCCACCTGAGACTCAACAGAGGCTTCCATGGGAACAGCATTACCATTTTGTTCACTACATGAGACTGAACTTGACTCCAAGGCAACTTCCTTTTCATCCCCATCAATGACATCCAATGTGTTTAACTGCTCATTCTTTTGCACAGGTTCATTCCCACCTGAAACTTCACTGAagtttgcaccttttttttgatttattacttcaGCATATTCTGTGGCCACCTGTCCATGCTCTTTGGAGATTTCCGAATCTGATTTCACAACTTCATCATCTCCTCTGAAATCTAAATTAGGCTTGATATCCTTCAAATGAGAGTCATCTCCAAGGCTGGTGGCCTTCGCAGCACTGTCTCCAGGGACAGGCGTCATTACTGGCTTCTCAGAATGTTCTTCAGTATTTCGTACAGGACATAAACTTGCATCAGGAGCATCCATGAGAAGTGCTTCATCTTTGAAATCCAGTACCTCGTCAATGTCCATTCCAATCCATTCTCCTCTTTCAACAACCAAAGACTGCTCAACTGATGGCTCTGGTGCAGCATGAGCATCCCCATGACTTCCACGTACTTTTTCCTCCTTCAAAACATCTTGTGCGTGGCTTATGCTCTCACTTTTTTCATCAGAAAGTGGAGCTTCAGGCTCAACACCAGAGTCCTGAAAATTCCCACCAGCAGGAATTTCTCCCTCTTCAACATTTTCAGTTTTTCTAATAGAACACTCAGGTTCCATTCCTGCAACAGCCTCACTCTTTGATCCTGCACCAACCTTTGTGCCTCTGAAAGTATCCTCTCCAACAGTATTTAAGCTGTCAGTTAAGGAGACACTGCTAACAACTGATGCAACTCCACCATCAACATTTTCATCAGGCCGCTCAGAAAAAGGCAATGTCTCTGCTCCCATATTACCTTGACTTGCAATGTTGTCAGCAGCCTTGTCATCCTCTATTGCCTGACCCTCTCCAGAAGAATGAAGAATTTGATCATTTGCAATAGTCTCTGTACCTGCAGTGCCAGGAACTAAGCTTTCTTCTGCAGTAGCCACCCCCAAATGCCTGCCAAGAACATCTTCTGCTGGATCATTATTAAATTCAGCAATTGCATGACTCGAAGTATCTTTATCACAAGCCTCTGAAATTGTCATCTCAACCGCAGAAATTTGATCTTTCCCCAGAGTCTGTAAACTGCTCCTAGTTACACCACCATCCAGAACTTCATCACTCCGACCTGTATCGCCTTCTTCATTCATTTTAGAAGCTTCCTTCTGACCTACTCTGTCTTGCTCGCGATCTGCTTCAGTACATGAAGATGCAACAACAGTATCGATTCCAGGATTCCAGACCTCATCATCCAAAACACCAGTGTCTTGTTCTATATCCCCCATTGCTTTATCACCTCCATCAACCAATTCTGTTTCCTCTACCACCTTCCCCTCAACCAACACACCCTCTCCCTCATCTGTAGCACTCGCCTCTACCCTCTGTGCAACATCCACGTTTGTTTGCTCACCAGATAAACCTGGAGTCACCTCAACTTCCTCCCCACCAACAACCTCCCCAGATGTATCATCCAACATCTGCGGAAAATCCTGAAACCCTTCAACCACAGTATGAGTCCTATCATCCCACAGTTGGCCACCCAAATCCCCAACTTCTCTTGACCCAATATCGCCCCCTACCACAACTTCATTTGCAAAAGACTCCATAACTCTTCCCAAACCATCACTATGACCGCTCACACCATCAACAAGGACATCAGAACCCACAACCTCTATCATTATCTCCTCTCCATCTCCCCCATTATAAGATTGCTCATCTACCTGTCCCTCACAAGCCATATTTCCCATCAGGGTTTCATCACCACTAGGCATAGTAACAGTCACAGTAGAAAAGTCTGCAACACTAGCTACTGAACCCACATCATCATGCTCGTCCATAGAAGACAGAAACAAAATCTGAGAAAAGATTTCAACTTTATCATGAAAGGTGCCAAACTTTACACAATAACTGAAACTTTAACATAAACCCTAATTACAAAACCACTCGAATctaaccacaaaatgcataaaaaacagaaaagaaaaggaaaattgcaaGAATCACAAAATACATGTCAAAAGAAGTAATCTCATATTCTCTGAATCAAATAAAGGTAATAAAGATGGTACCTTGTTTTTGGGTCGTCTTCTGAAGGGTGAAAGCTGAGATTTTTTCAGGGTTTTTTTTgggaagagagagaaaactTGAAGGTACAATGCGATGTATCGAGGAGGAGAGTCTAAAAGTGTCAAAATAATAGTTACACTTCCCAGTTAAGAGGTCAGCAGAGGTAAAAGTAAAAGCCGAAAACAGGTGTTCTCTTGTCCTATATGGTTaaaattttaggaaaaaaaatatgagaTGAGCCTTGGCTATTCAGGTATTAGAAACTTCCCCCACTGACAAAATGACAAGTAGCTGTGTGGATTGTGCATTTGGGTACATCTAAAGAGTATTGCGGTGGGACCTTCAGAAATTCTCTCCACCAATATtgaggtgtttttttttttcagcaacgAGACATTTGTATAATCTACTCTATCCTAATTTAGGGGAGAGggggagcctaaggaggctGTGGTAGGGGTTAGTGggtatacagacccaactagACCAAGAGAGTGCTATGACACAACCCTTAAATTTTTTCCGCTGCAGGTGAGGTTTGAACCCTCAACCTACAGCCCAAGGAGAGACCCTCCCTGGTGGCTACTGagccattggcccagtggttACCAATATTGAGGTGTTAACTTGCCATTTTCTACTCTGCTTCTTTTCCAACACAGGCATGCATCAGATTCTTGTCTCCCAAATTTTACTGCCCTGTGGTTTCTGGTGGGGTGAATATGACCTCACGTTTGTACTCTCACTTTTCAAGGCTTCGTTTAAGACATCAAATACTCACTCTAAATGGACATGAGGATCCGCCCCAGAGTTAAAAAGGTTCATGAATATTCAGTTTTCCATCCAGCTCGTGAATAACTTTAGAATTTGTTCTCCTAGCGCAGATTATTGGGAAAAATTATCGGGCGTCTTTAGGATAGCAGATTATTGGGAAAAATTAGCTAATTGGAGCAGGAGATATGAGAGATTTAATGATTCTTTAGAACGCTACTATTGTGTCACCTTGTTGTTCTTGTCCTTATATGCATTTGGACTTCATTTCAATTACATGATTGACTAACCAAAGGATGTTTGAGCTTTTGGGTTATATTCCGAAGCACTTAATATGTGAATTAGCATCACCATCTTCGTAGCAGTAGTAGTTCATGCAGACCATAAAATATGCAGAGGACTTCACTTTTGATGTTACCATGATAAATTGGCATTATCATCTCAATTTAAGTTGACAAGTAGAGCAATGGCGTACACCTCTTTATACTTTATGATCTGCATTAAATCCCAATGGACGCTTAAATCAACTCTAGAAAGCCTCGCAGATTTTTAATTTGTGTAAACACAATGGTGAACTATTACATCAACATTGTAACTGTTGCATACTTAGATTCtcaatacacaaaaaaaaaaaaaaaaaaaatttttgccactaaatatttaatttttggtcGAGGAATTTGATCTATAACTATATGAAAGATTTTTGTTACTCTCAGAAATCTCTGATATGTTTTTGAAAATGGGACTTTTCAAGGTGTAACACCATCTGTCTGATGTAAACTTAATCACAACTATACTACTTCTGCTATAAGTGTAATGAACTTATTGATCTACTTGTGGTTTAatacaatttttaaaaaaaattttgacactCTTAATCACAAGATGTCGATCTCATAGTGTTGGTCGAGTTTTGTTCGTAAATAATTGGCGCTATGTATTTAATGAGTTGTACTTCGCAATAtacaaataatataatttttttttgtgataacGATTTCAAAATTAGTATTGCCCAATTTATAAAATACATGTCCATTGGGTTAGAATTCTGTCTCCTTGTCTGATTACGATCAACAATTCATGAGCTAGACTAGCCCTAAGCATaaaactcccaaaaaaaaaaatgttctgaCCATTTATTAGATCTGCTTGAAACATAACCTTCCAATTGAGATTATTTTCTGCAAGATAACTACAGAAAGCCATGTAGGACTGGTCATCCTTTAATGCTTGGGACCAACATTTCCGGCGAAGCATAGCCCTTCAAACTATTGGCCCAATTCCATGGCCTAATCTTGACCACTCGACATTTCAGTCGGTGTAGTTCATCCTCATCCTGCTACTTATCTGGAAAGTGAAAGCCCATGGGTAAGGCCCTAGAAAGTCTTGGGCTAGACATGAATACTTTGGCTCTTTGAATGGCGGAACAATCAGAAGCCCTTCGGGGCCCTTCGGTCTCAAATGCACGAAGAAGTTTAGCTAGCAGAAGTTTCATACAAAATTCAGTATCTGGATCCTCATCCTAAATATTTCCGTTGAGTTTTGTCCTCTGAGAAGATTTGAATCATTCATTTGAGAGCCTATATAGGATGTGGTCTCCATTTTATCACCAGGGctgaattgctattttctgaaatttttgtagaaaaatgtaccataataattttaatatatatgagataaaaaggtaattagaAACCATGTTCACGAAAACTGtaataatttttgaaagaaaaatggcaatccaaacaataGCCTCAGACAATAGAATATATGATGGCTGAGGAGGGTTCAGTCGCTTTGAGTGGTTGTAGATATCATCACATACATTAGAACATTTTTTTGGGCTACGGAATTATATTTGGACTAGACGTTAACTTGACAAAAATATTCAGTTTGGATGAAAAGAAACTGTGGAATGTGAACATTTTTAGAGGTAGTGAAGTATGGTCTTCTTACCCTGAAGAATCAAGAATTTTACCTCTTGGATTAGAATGAGCTGCTGCTATTTCCATTACTATTCATTCATCTTTTCTACAATTCAACTTTTAAAGCACTGATTCAGTAACATTTTCTATACAAAAACTCACTGTACTGCTTAATTAGCTCTGGCTTGTATAGTTGTCCTGATATTCTGATTTACAATAATACagaggaaataaaaaaaaaaaaaaaatggcccaTAGATTCAATTGTTTAGGCACATGGTTTCTAGAGATCTTCAAGTTTTGAAGCCGGAGCAAGTGACTCTATTCTAGTACAAAAAATATATTCTTTGTAATGAGCTGTGCATGCTGGCACATAAGTTTATGCTTTTTAAAGAATCTATGCAAAATCTATTTTAACCTTCTCAATACATTATTGTTTTCTGCTGAAATGTATGTTTGGGTGACAGGTAACTAGTGGACACTGATTAAGAATACTTATTTTCTAACACTTGTTAATATAGATTCTAGTGTTAATTTCTTGTTAATATAGATTCTAGtgttaatttttctacaaaaaatgaaACTAATTTAAGAAAGTATATTTTTTTTGCAGGTGCGAACTTAATTCGGAAAGTGTCTAAAGACATAGGTGGAATAAATATAACTATACGCATTTACATGATAAGTTAGATGTAAACTAGGTGTTCTCGTATATATtcaaatacccaaaaaaaaaaaaaaaagagtaggcATTTACTTAGTCAAGGTTTTGGTTGAGCAATGAAAGCATCTCATGAGATGTGAGAAATGGATAACCCTTGTTACAGTAATTAATGCTTGTTTTTTGCAGTTGCTTCCAGCTCAATTTGAGATACATCATGCTTGTTAGAGGAAGAGAGAATGAATGAATACAATTAGATGCCtaagaataattttttttttaagatagaaaaaaaaataaatgaaatggaAAAGAAGAGAGCCACTGCAGAGACTGCAAATAATGTTGTTCTGACCAGCAGCCACCACCTTCTCCTCCTCCTGTTATTTTCATCTCTAACTGCTCTTTATCCCCACTTTGTTTTAGAGCTCCAGTGCTTTTGCCAACTGTACCTATTATTCCACAGCCAAGCAAACTGCATCTCCATAATCAGCTTACAATTTTACTGCACATTTCACTGACATCTAAAAGAATAACACAGCTTGCAAAGTTGCAaaagttttattttcttatggCAGATAATACTACTATTATAATTAGCATGTAAAGTTGAAAGTTTGATCAGATTCTGGTCTCACATTCAGATCCACATGCTCATGTTCAGGTCACAGCTACAAAACTACCATACCATGTGGTGAAAGGTTTCTTTACTATCATCAGAATTATTGAACTAGGTTACATGATTCTTCTTTCCTTAATCATTTAGGACTCAAACAAAAGTTGGAACCATATATAACCCACACTAGCATTAGAAGATTAGACAGTTTATTATCATATGGGCTCCAAATATATACGTTTTAGAAGGATGCAGAGATCAAATATCTAAGGAATGGTCTAGACCAGAACATCCCAACTTGAACAGTACTGAATATAAAAAAACTTTTCATGCACAATTTTTGGCATGAAGATTTTCTTCTCTTGAAGAAAGTGCATGGagaaacaaaagcaagcaagcaGGGTACCTGTGCTGGGAGAAATGGATGTGGGCTTTGATGTCAAGGCCGGAGCAGAAGCCATTGGGGCAGGTGCGGTCGGAGAGTACATGTGAGCAGGAAGGCCCATTGTCTGGGTTTGATGGAAATGGTAGAGAGGGTAC contains:
- the LOC113709674 gene encoding uncharacterized protein: MDEHDDVGSVASVADFSTVTVTMPSGDETLMGNMACEGQVDEQSYNGGDGEEIMIEVVGSDVLVDGVSGHSDGLGRVMESFANEVVVGGDIGSREVGDLGGQLWDDRTHTVVEGFQDFPQMLDDTSGEVVGGEEVEVTPGLSGEQTNVDVAQRVEASATDEGEGVLVEGKVVEETELVDGGDKAMGDIEQDTGVLDDEVWNPGIDTVVASSCTEADREQDRVGQKEASKMNEEGDTGRSDEVLDGGVTRSSLQTLGKDQISAVEMTISEACDKDTSSHAIAEFNNDPAEDVLGRHLGVATAEESLVPGTAGTETIANDQILHSSGEGQAIEDDKAADNIASQGNMGAETLPFSERPDENVDGGVASVVSSVSLTDSLNTVGEDTFRGTKVGAGSKSEAVAGMEPECSIRKTENVEEGEIPAGGNFQDSGVEPEAPLSDEKSESISHAQDVLKEEKVRGSHGDAHAAPEPSVEQSLVVERGEWIGMDIDEVLDFKDEALLMDAPDASLCPVRNTEEHSEKPVMTPVPGDSAAKATSLGDDSHLKDIKPNLDFRGDDEVVKSDSEISKEHGQVATEYAEVINQKKGANFSEVSGGNEPVQKNEQLNTLDVIDGDEKEVALESSSVSCSEQNGNAVPMEASVESQVAVEVPVCDAIDRRPLLTELDENIEKEGVNKGEGSFLNSDTKEGAKVEVSNATFQRIDSNAEVTMSIQGDKAEVVAQISETLSHEVQVDQTKDTLNQGAYASLSNAQDSDRSEGAGVSECLHGEVDIGSHETFQPNGDQTNRTAESGTVSQLVESKSECCQTNGNDVVQIDIPNDLMQVDIPDTKSLEDQKDIGVGEQYQHDGQVDHKEQDLSSPENASETDPTERMEEKTEKLPSLLSIHQAGYFSPPQNENEFSITDLVWGKVRSHPWWPGQISDPADASEKAVKYYKKDCFLVAYFGDRTFAWNDASLLKPFRPHFSQIEKQSNSEAFQNAVSCALDEVKRRVELGLACSCIPRDAYEKIEYQIVENTGIREESSRRKGVDKTTGADSFEPDKLLQYMRSLAESPFCSVDRLELVLAQAQLTAFCHFKGYREPPVFKGRDATFERDAMTLALNDAVDESVPVSNDEEQLPSSHKRKQNLKDSVHTRKERSLSELMSDREYSPDSEDYSEGKALSKSGKKRKAVDSLNDGSDRRITFYAAKVSTTSSSPKPSFKVGDCIRRVASQLTGSAPILKGHNDQTGTDASLLANEESQQGLTVVSSEISSLEEMLAQLQLAARDIKKGYSFLSNIIIFFSGFRNSIVRKHTSVGRPGGSRKRKANHTIGGSTEEFEFDDVNDSYWTDRIVQNYSEEQLLQNNENGETDYQLVVSEPTKAHKSGRRSQSRKRYSTGNYEMSADEQPEDADRKKIEISPAELILTFSEGDRLPSEINLNKMFRRFGALKEYETEVDRDSHRARVIFKRGADAEAARSSAGRINIFGSMVVGYQLSYSSSTTSSTLPLLMLQGSEDAT